In Silene latifolia isolate original U9 population chromosome X, ASM4854445v1, whole genome shotgun sequence, the following proteins share a genomic window:
- the LOC141620101 gene encoding secreted RxLR effector protein 161-like: MSLAKSIDTPSASNAHLSVAFSPKSAEEREYMSRVPYSSAVGSLMYAMVCTRPDLAQSVSVVSRFMGDPGKEHWQAVKRIFRYLKGTYDVGLIYRGDRECLVSGYSDSDYAGDVDSRRSMTGYVFTLGGSVVSWKATLQPTVTLSTTEAEYMTLTAAAKEGIWLKGLVSDLGLHQEQAVVFCDSLSAICLAKDQVHHERTKHIDVRYHFLRNEKRIKVNKVGTADNPADMFTKPVPHSKFQHCLDLLNICSL; encoded by the coding sequence ATGTCTCTTGCTAAATCCATAGATACTCCTAGTGCATCGAATGCACATCTGTCTGTTGCTTTCTCACCCAAGTCAGCTGAAGAAAGGGAGTACATGTCCCGAGTTCCGTACTCTAGTGCAGTGGGTAGTTTGATGTATGCTATGGTCTGCACTAGACCTGATTTAGCACAGTCAGTCAGTGTGGTGAGCCGGTTTATGGGTGATCCAGGAAAAGAGCATTGGCAAGCTGTGAAGAGAATTTTTCGGTACCTTAAGGGTACATATGATGTTGGTCTCATTTATAGAGGTGATAGAGAGTGCCTTGTGTCAGGGTACTCAGATTCTGATTATGCAGGAGATGTTGACAGCAGACGATCAATGACTGGTTATGTTTTCACTCTTGGTGGTTCAGTCGTCAGTTGGAAGGCTACATTGCAGCCTACAGTTACTTTGTCTACTACTGAAGCAGAGtatatgacgttgaccgcagcaGCTAAAGAGGGAATCTGGTTAAAAGGACTGGTCAGTGATTTGGGTCTACATCAGGAGCAAGCTGTTGTATTCTGTGACAGTCTTAGTGCAATATGCTTGGCTAAAGATCAAGTCCATCATGAGAGGACTAAGCATATAGATGTGAGATATCACTTTCTGAGAAATGAGAAGAGGATTAAGGTGAACAAAGTGGGTACTGCTGATAACCCAGCTGACATGTTCACTAAGCCAGTTCCGCATAGCAAGTTCCAACATTGTTTGGACTTGCTAAATATCTGCAGTCTGTAA